The DNA sequence ACAAATGCTGGTCACTACATCCTGGAACACAGAGGACTGAGAGTCACAACTAATCATGGCAGTGGGGTACAAACCTAGCAAACCTAAATCATCTTTCCCAAAACATTCCCACATCTCTTTTGTGTGCCAAGTTTAAAACAAGCAGGAAATAAGCATGGGAATTTGTTTCTAAAGAGTGTTTCATCAGAATCAAGTAGCTACTAACCTATTGGTAACCTATTGGCCTGTCTAGCCATGGTGTCTTACCGGAGTCTTGATGGTGCTGATGAGGTTTTTGTCTCTGTAGAGGTGGACCTCACAGTTAGCCAGGCCCACTAACACAGCCTGGAAGCCCCTGGTGGGGAGGTCCATCACGCCCATGGTAGTGACAGGGGCTGGCAGGCAAGCCGTCCACAGCTTCTTCCCctggacacagaggacaggacaagacacacacacacacaggcctcttCCAACCATCACGTCACACAGCTGCAGTTTCTACTGAATTTACTGAGTGTAGGTGAGAGAGGGTGCTATCTACCTTCTGTGTGAAGCCCTGCAGGGTCTCCTGGGCACATCCCACCACCACACTCTTCCCCATCCTCACCAGCCCCACAGGGTGAGAAGACAGCTCAATACAGTACTTGGGCTTGGGAGAGTCCCTGCAAACACAGAGCACAACAAAATGATATCCAGCGATTTCCTCTGAATCCTCTGAAAAGAAACATTGGCTGGCAATAATACACTCAGGCCAGATGTAATACGTTTAAACTTCAAGTTTTGGGGGAGGGTCATCCCTATGACAGGCCAATGTGTGATGTCATCCTCAAAACATATACAACTTTCAAACCACCTTTTCTTTATATCTCAAAAATGTTGTCGGTATCAAAGCCGAAACTTTTATTTCCGCAAACCGACCTAGTCATGATTGAGGTAAAGTTCTGCCTACAACTTAGTAATGCTGAGGTGGAATTGGCATGCATTACGCTCTTCTTGATGGTTGCTAGGCAGCGCCCGTTACCACTATCCTGGCAGTTGTAAACTTTGTCTGCCCACCACATGCACTGTTTTCTAACCACTACTGGATGGATCCAGAAAGAATTAGTGTGGGAATAAATATAGCTGAATGACGAAAATATTGGAATAAAGTAGGCAAACCCGACGCGTGTTCAACCATTTTAGCACTGTTTTGAGACAAGTGTGGGGACTCTTGACAAATATTTGTCACATTTTTTTCACTAAATCTCTGTTCGGATATTAGGCTACAATTAGACTGTTGAAATGTTAGCTAAGTTGAGGTGAGTGCTGCTCATGATCCTCTGGTCTAGTTGGCTCATTTAATAACACTGAGCAGAACATTTTGCCAGCATGTTACTGTATGTAGTTTAATTAACAAGGGGATTATTTTGCTTTTCACTTGTAGTCACTTAGTACCCTAAGCCTACTCCCAACCAAAAAGCCTGTGACTTGTCTTAATCAATCTATGTGCTTTtgtttcactgaatctccatGTGTATATTTGGTTAATTCTCTGGCTGGACAAATAAGTAGAGGTGGTAGCTCATCTATTCGTTGGGTCATCTATCATcgatcagaaacatttagcatgcaaCAATGTAGCCTAAATCAAGTGTGGGCCTATTATTTTGCTCGATTACGTATAAGCAACTCCAAAAACCTGCGGAGGTTGTGAAATATGAACACGAGACTCAAATGTTTAGAAAATATATATTGCTATTATTTTCTATTGGTATCATAATGAAGATACTCAAAGTGTAGGGAAAAATAAGAACTGACCCGTGCTACAGACAGCTATATCCTTCCACTAATACTGgtctagtaaaggcccagtgcactacttttgtgaggatttaaaaaaaatgtattgtatatattattatattctcTAGActtttcagggggtgctgcagcacccttaCTTCTCGCCGCTATGCTCCCACTCCTAAACTTGCTGGCATGTGCACAGGATATATAAAAGGCTTATCCCAGCAAGAATGTGGTCAAATGGGACTGTATTAATTGGGTTCTAAAAAAACATTGCCAGATTTATTTTTACAGGCAACAtactgtacagtctgtctgtaaagGATAGAGACAAAGGTATATTTTGGTTAGTGATTGCCATACCTGCGGAGGATGTAGATATTCCCATTGCGACAGGCCACAGTGATCCGGAACTCCACATCAAACTGACCAGTCACATCCATTTGAGTGGGAGCACTGGGGACGGACATCTGTGGCAACAAGAATATGGATGTCAACAGAGGGAATGGGAAAGTAAACCATATGAATTCAACAACATGGCTGGATCTGGataattcaacaacaaaaaagtctcATACAAATCTCCGTATGGAATTGAAGCAAAAGCCCCTCTTACACTAGCCTCTGTCATGCTCTTCCTCCCAGATCACATCGAACAAATGATTGAGCAGTCATTGTAAATGACTCTTTATGTATTGAACAGACCTTCGAGAGGATGGTGAAGGCCTCAGGGTCCAGGATATAGACATCTTTACTCTCAGTGCCAATAACCAGACAGCTGACTGCATCCTCATCAGCCATGTTCTTCTTCAGGGTGCCGATGCATGTAATAACAGTCTAAGAGCACATACAAacagttgactgtgtgtgtgtgtgtgtgtcacattgcTCAAGTCAATCACTGCTGTGAGGAAGGCTACCTGTCTTCGTATTGGTTGCGCCTTATGAAGGTTCACGAAAGCCTCCGTGTCTTGTGGGTCCAACATGAGGAACCTTGACAAATAGAAGGGATCATTGGTGATGACACTTCACTCACACAAACAGCCGCAGTTACTTATACAACTGAGTTGTTACCTCAAAGATCTGACGGAGAGTGGAACATCAGCTTTGTCTCTAGGTGAAGGCAGGAGAGTAGCACTAATTATTACCATGACCCTGAACATAATCCATGATCATAATGCCATTTTGTCAGAGTAACCAGTTTTGATCATGGTACAGTCTTTTGATTGGTTTCATATATATCTTTGTAAGACGGTCAGAAAATCAAGCATAGGCAATTAAATAAAATCAACAGTCAATTGGGAACATAACTCGACGCATGCTATTAGCAGGAACGTACCGGATGCCCTCCAACATTTCCTTCAAGCTCAATGGGTCAATCATGTCCTTGTGAAAAGAGAAGGGTTAGTACAGCAGGCCAATCAGAAGAGAATCATGGTGCTCTCCCAGAAGCTTGGCTGGTGCATAAAACCCGCCAATTCAGTTTTTAAAAAGTACAGCAAGTCAAAAATGGAAAACATCTCAAAAGTTGTTGCTCTAACAGTATAGagggaaatatatattttttgttttccATATTTGCTGAAATCTTTGCAGCTCCACTCACCTCCCTTGCCTGGTTCCAGACGTCCTGTTCCAGGACATTGACCTCTAACGGAGGGAGAGTGAACTTGAAATAGGGCCGCAGGTTTTTATAGACATAGATGAAGGGGCCGGAAGCCACAGCGATGGCAGGCGTGCGTGGCTCATGCTGGTCCATGAGGAAAGAAACCAAGCCAGTGGGTAGATCGAGCAACGTGTTCTCACTCATCAGGCCAGTTCCACGGTACACCTTCAGCTTCATGTTGCATGAACCAGTTCCCAGGTCCCCCACCACCAACTAGAACAGAAAGAAGGAGAATGTTCATCTTGTACACAGAAATCAAAGGCATACTAATCAAACACCACACGTACACGCACCCACAGAACAAAAGGAGTCAACCAAAAAACATGCATAAAGAGCTTCTTCCTATGAGAAAAGGGATTAGTGGCAGATTAAGAAATCGCTGATAGCAAGTGTAGCAACATGATTCTTACCTTATTCTCACCATCCCCATGCAGGTCTGCAAGAGCTGTAACATAAATACACAGGCCCGGGTAAATTCATTGTCTGAGGAAATAGCCAATTTGTTAATAAATATATATGCACAAAACTTGAGCAAATGTATATTTAACAAGACTAGTGACAGAAATTAGAAATTGTTGGTAGCTAAGGTGAAATCTTACCAATGCAAGATGAAAAAGTATAGAGATTGGCCACTGGATCGTAGTGTGCATCTAACCATTTACTGGTCTCAGAGCTGTTAAGAGACAGAGTAAAGTTATTTGTTTTGAAGCAAGGCAACAATTTTTACTCCAGAAtttagcctagctaacgttagtgttGCTGGGCGTATGTAGAAAATCAGTCAAATAACGTTAGTTAacttacccactgggcacagacgtaaTTTCAACGTATAATTTAGTGTTGACTTACATTTCGTTGAATGTGAATTCGACAAAACAGGTCACTAACGTTATATCATAGTATTTAGGTCAAAGTTGGGTGAAAAGACGAAATTCCCTTAAATGtttgactttttgcaaatctaaTCAGTATTctacgttgattcaacgtcattaCATAGATGTTTAGAGGTTCCAAATTATGTGGAAACATTGATTCGACCAGTTTTTTTAGCTAATGcgattagctagctaacgttagcgataGCAAAGTTGGCCTGCTTGATATCCTGCTAACGTTCGCTAGCTAGCTGGCTTGATTGATTGCTAGACGTAGCTAGTTAACGTAACGCCAGCTGAAAGGTTTGCGTTCCTGTAGCTAGCTAATGTAACTTACTTTTCTTTCATCTGTGAGACAGAAGACATGTCCAATATGATATTCCTCAATTAATATTGCAAGGATATCCTGTGGTGCAATTTTTTTGTGCCACTGAGGTAGCTAGCTGGTTAACGTTAGCTCGCCTGTTTGTTTACGTTAGCATTAATCAGATCGGCTTTCCCGTTTCTATGGCAGCAAGGAAGGAGCAACAGAGAAAAGATTCCTCAATAAACAGtttttttaaattgatttttaaattgattttttaTTATTCTTAATACAAAAATCAACTTACATTGCTACATCAAACATGTCTAGCAAACCAAACACAGGTATTAACAATGCTCAAACATACaacaaatataaataaaatacaaaaaataaaccATTTAAGTGCAATTTATATTCACTCTGAAAATATTTTATTATAATGATTCATGAAGATGTTATTCTTTTTGTTATTCACTAGGGTTAGTGTTTTAATAAGATAATTAAATTCAATCAGAAAAATTTGTAATTTTGGTATAGAATTTTGGAATTTTTGTTTGTGTATAAAGTATTTGGCAACATAAAAAAATTAACAATAATTTCAGTGGTTTTGTTATCATCGCAATAGTAACATATTATATCTTTTATGTTAAAATTATAGGCAGTGTTCATAATGGTAAATAAGTACTTTGCAAGGTTTTCCCAAAATTCGTACACAAATTTACATTCAAAGAACAAGTGAGACAGATTCTCACCTTCTTTTTCACAGAAAACGCAGATATCGTCAATAGCCAATTCCTCAATAAATAGTTCCACTTATTAAATGGCCACTGTGACGTCTCGGTCTTTGAtcgtatacactgagtgtacaaaacattaggaacacctgctctttccatgacaaactgaccaggtgaaagctatgatcccctacctccacttcaatcagtatagatgaagtggaggagacatgGATTGTCTATGTGtgcattcagagggtgaatgggcaagacaaaatatttaagtgccttggtTTGAGAGTGTCAAGAACtgaaacactgctgggttttcacgctcaacaacagtcagccaacttgacacaagtgTGGGAAGCAATTGGAGTCAACAACCCTGTGGAACGCCT is a window from the Oncorhynchus keta strain PuntledgeMale-10-30-2019 chromosome 6, Oket_V2, whole genome shotgun sequence genome containing:
- the bbs1 gene encoding Bardet-Biedl syndrome 1 protein isoform X1, which produces MSSVSQMKENSETSKWLDAHYDPVANLYTFSSCIALADLHGDGENKLVVGDLGTGSCNMKLKVYRGTGLMSENTLLDLPTGLVSFLMDQHEPRTPAIAVASGPFIYVYKNLRPYFKFTLPPLEVNVLEQDVWNQAREDMIDPLSLKEMLEGIRDKADVPLSVRSLRFLMLDPQDTEAFVNLHKAQPIRRQTVITCIGTLKKNMADEDAVSCLVIGTESKDVYILDPEAFTILSKMSVPSAPTQMDVTGQFDVEFRITVACRNGNIYILRRDSPKPKYCIELSSHPVGLVRMGKSVVVGCAQETLQGFTQKGKKLWTACLPAPVTTMGVMDLPTRGFQAVLVGLANCEVHLYRDKNLISTIKTPDVVTSICFGRYGREDGTLIMTTKGGGLIVKILKRTAVFDDRDSAPGPPLAQSIRLNIPKKTKLYVDQTMRERENAVAMHRAFQMDLSRLRLAAARAYVKALESSLTPMSSSLSEPLKMNAVVQGLGPSFKLTLNIQNTAACRPVMHLAISFLYDESLYSMRTAFFKIPLLVPGLNYPIDTFVECLSDKGISDIIKVFVLREGKSAPLLTAHINMPVSEGLALN
- the bbs1 gene encoding Bardet-Biedl syndrome 1 protein isoform X2 — its product is MKLKVYRGTGLMSENTLLDLPTGLVSFLMDQHEPRTPAIAVASGPFIYVYKNLRPYFKFTLPPLEVNVLEQDVWNQAREDMIDPLSLKEMLEGIRDKADVPLSVRSLRFLMLDPQDTEAFVNLHKAQPIRRQTVITCIGTLKKNMADEDAVSCLVIGTESKDVYILDPEAFTILSKMSVPSAPTQMDVTGQFDVEFRITVACRNGNIYILRRDSPKPKYCIELSSHPVGLVRMGKSVVVGCAQETLQGFTQKGKKLWTACLPAPVTTMGVMDLPTRGFQAVLVGLANCEVHLYRDKNLISTIKTPDVVTSICFGRYGREDGTLIMTTKGGGLIVKILKRTAVFDDRDSAPGPPLAQSIRLNIPKKTKLYVDQTMRERENAVAMHRAFQMDLSRLRLAAARAYVKALESSLTPMSSSLSEPLKMNAVVQGLGPSFKLTLNIQNTAACRPVMHLAISFLYDESLYSMRTAFFKIPLLVPGLNYPIDTFVECLSDKGISDIIKVFVLREGKSAPLLTAHINMPVSEGLALN